Proteins from a single region of Peromyscus eremicus chromosome 9, PerEre_H2_v1, whole genome shotgun sequence:
- the LOC131919520 gene encoding uncharacterized protein LOC131919520 isoform X1, producing MWSRLRRLVERDNTQHGETRARKKEAGPRSNWKTWRNLWCWERHGTTREAPSQLSTFTEQEQEQVQEMKKLEKLTIRLHDMECERNELRGILANYTNKDLNNRLNFELEMLEMEHKQVMSALQKLPMEISDALDKCKGLIEETEYFSYLHGRFLRECNPLKKSVRVLRIQNIQLWKEQIELQKTCEEVKKLLKEAHEKICDPYAEQQQVG from the exons ATGTGGTCAAGACTGAGGCGTCTAGTTGAGAGAGACAATACACAGCATGGAGAGACCAgagcaaggaagaaggaagcaggcCCTAGGTCTAActggaaaacatggagaaatctctGGTGCTGGGAAAGACACG GGACTACTCGGGAAGCACCATCCCAACTCTCCACCTTcactgagcaggagcaggagcaggtgcAGGAAATGAAAAAACTAGAGAAACTCACCATTCGTCTACATGATATGGAATGTGAGAGAAATGAGCTGCGTGGAATCCTGGCCAATTACACAAACAAGGATTTGAACAACAG gctAAATTTTGAACTCGAGATGCTTGAAATGGAACACAAGCAGGTGATGTCAGCTCTCCAGAAATTGCCCATGGAGATTAGTGATGCCTTGGACAAGTGCAAGGGGCTGATTGAGGAGACTGAATACTTTAG TTACCTCCATGGCCGGTTCCTACGAGAGTGCAATCCCCTAAAGAAGAGTGTACGTGTGTTGAGGATCCAGAACATACAGCTGTGGAAAGAGCAGATTGAACTGCAAAAGACTTGTGAGGAGGTGAAGAAGCTCTTGAAGGAGGCCCATGAGAAGATCTGTGACCCCTatgctgagcagcagcaggtaggCTGA
- the LOC131919520 gene encoding uncharacterized protein LOC131919520 isoform X2 yields MKKLEKLTIRLHDMECERNELRGILANYTNKDLNNRLNFELEMLEMEHKQVMSALQKLPMEISDALDKCKGLIEETEYFSYLHGRFLRECNPLKKSVRVLRIQNIQLWKEQIELQKTCEEVKKLLKEAHEKICDPYAEQQQVG; encoded by the exons ATGAAAAAACTAGAGAAACTCACCATTCGTCTACATGATATGGAATGTGAGAGAAATGAGCTGCGTGGAATCCTGGCCAATTACACAAACAAGGATTTGAACAACAG gctAAATTTTGAACTCGAGATGCTTGAAATGGAACACAAGCAGGTGATGTCAGCTCTCCAGAAATTGCCCATGGAGATTAGTGATGCCTTGGACAAGTGCAAGGGGCTGATTGAGGAGACTGAATACTTTAG TTACCTCCATGGCCGGTTCCTACGAGAGTGCAATCCCCTAAAGAAGAGTGTACGTGTGTTGAGGATCCAGAACATACAGCTGTGGAAAGAGCAGATTGAACTGCAAAAGACTTGTGAGGAGGTGAAGAAGCTCTTGAAGGAGGCCCATGAGAAGATCTGTGACCCCTatgctgagcagcagcaggtaggCTGA